A DNA window from Caulobacter mirabilis contains the following coding sequences:
- a CDS encoding glycosyltransferase family 9 protein, whose product MTGEVKQVLVIQAGGIAEFVLSLAAMKRIRLAHPRARVTLLTVPQFEGLAKASPYFNTVWTTARPTTPGDWMALRGQIKRGRFDRVYDLESSGWSKFLFHLLRPFPPVWSGAAVGARLRHRNPRRDEMHTLERQAEQLQAAGIWPDAPTAPGDAPAPDLSWILRRAPDARPVPGAAAPRPFVLMVPGGVENTPEKRWPVEAYGRLGAVLRARGYDIVVIGGPHESALARTIQKLAGNARDLTGRTDFAQIAVLGVRAALAIGNNTGPMHLIAAAGAPTITLVRDDGDAMVTAPRGHVAVLQAPSLVDLSVETVATAANALLPR is encoded by the coding sequence TTGACGGGAGAGGTCAAGCAGGTCCTGGTCATCCAGGCGGGCGGCATCGCCGAGTTCGTCCTGTCGCTGGCGGCGATGAAACGCATCCGGCTGGCGCATCCCCGCGCGCGCGTCACTCTGCTCACGGTTCCGCAGTTCGAGGGTCTGGCCAAGGCCAGTCCCTACTTCAACACCGTCTGGACCACCGCCCGGCCGACGACGCCGGGCGACTGGATGGCGCTGCGCGGCCAGATCAAGCGCGGTCGCTTCGACCGGGTCTACGACCTGGAAAGCTCCGGCTGGAGCAAGTTCCTGTTCCATCTGCTGCGCCCCTTCCCGCCGGTGTGGTCCGGCGCGGCGGTCGGCGCGCGGCTGCGGCACCGCAATCCGCGACGCGACGAAATGCACACGCTGGAGCGTCAGGCCGAGCAGCTGCAGGCCGCCGGCATCTGGCCTGACGCGCCGACGGCGCCGGGCGACGCGCCCGCCCCGGACCTGAGCTGGATCCTGCGCCGCGCCCCGGATGCTCGGCCCGTGCCCGGCGCCGCCGCGCCGCGACCGTTCGTGCTGATGGTGCCGGGCGGGGTGGAGAACACCCCCGAGAAGCGCTGGCCGGTCGAGGCCTATGGCCGGCTCGGCGCCGTGCTGCGCGCCCGCGGCTACGACATCGTCGTCATCGGCGGCCCACACGAGAGCGCCCTGGCCCGCACCATCCAGAAGCTGGCCGGCAACGCCCGTGACCTGACCGGACGTACGGACTTCGCCCAGATCGCCGTGCTCGGCGTCCGCGCCGCCCTGGCCATCGGCAACAACACCGGTCCGATGCACCTGATCGCCGCGGCCGGCGCGCCGACGATCACCCTGGTGCGCGATGACGGCGACGCCATGGTCACCGCGCCCCGCGGCCATGTCGCGGTCCTGCAGGCGCCGTCCCTGGTCGATCTGTCGGTCGAGACGGTGGCGACGGCGGCGAACGCCCTGTTGCCGCGCTGA
- the infC gene encoding translation initiation factor IF-3 gives MNEDIRVPRVLLIDQNGEKQGEMPISAALEAAEEAGLDLVEIVPNATPPVCKILDYGKFKFQEQKKKNEARKRQKVVELKEIKLRPNIDTHDYDVKAKAMTRFFEEGDKVKVTLRFRGREMAHPELGMKLLQKVKADFDEVAKVEYEPRMEGRQMIMILAPR, from the coding sequence ATGAACGAAGACATTCGCGTCCCCCGCGTTCTTCTGATCGATCAGAATGGCGAGAAGCAGGGCGAGATGCCGATCAGCGCCGCCCTCGAAGCGGCGGAAGAGGCCGGCCTCGACCTCGTGGAAATCGTTCCCAACGCGACTCCGCCCGTCTGCAAGATCCTGGACTACGGCAAGTTCAAGTTCCAGGAGCAGAAGAAGAAGAACGAGGCCCGCAAGCGGCAAAAGGTGGTCGAGCTCAAGGAAATCAAGCTCCGACCGAACATCGACACCCACGACTACGACGTCAAAGCCAAGGCGATGACGCGCTTCTTCGAGGAAGGCGACAAGGTGAAGGTCACCCTGCGCTTCCGCGGTCGTGAGATGGCGCACCCGGAGCTGGGCATGAAGCTGCTCCAGAAGGTCAAGGCCGACTTCGACGAAGTGGCCAAGGTCGAGTACGAGCCGCGCATGGAAGGCCGGCAGATGATCATGATCCTGGCCCCGCGCTAG
- a CDS encoding MFS transporter, translated as MTAAAPPVAPGASPQGDRRALFVLLAIVFVNMAGFGLIIPLLPFYAKAFDAPDWQVFVLFAAFSVGNFVGEQIWGRLSDRIGRRPVLIVTLFGAAATYVLLAFAPSLWIACAIRLIGGILSSNISTIQGYLADITPPDRRAGRLGLMGAAFSLGFVTGPTIGGILAHPELGVAGFRPPLLLAAVLAACAGLGVILFVRETRRLHRDAPRRGRLEGLSEAFRHPVIWRALCVTLISIAGFAGMEATFGLWGEAKFGWGPREIGFCFLVIGVVAALAQGLLTGRAVRRFGEVGALMIGLALMAVGFAYQPFVTWWPLAVFGMILVALGQSLAFPSIGALISKAAPSDRQGEMMGLNTAAGALARIFGPLSAAPLYAAFGAGAPFAVASFLCLPALLMAWQVSKAARRPA; from the coding sequence ATGACCGCCGCAGCGCCGCCCGTCGCGCCCGGCGCCTCCCCCCAGGGAGACCGCCGGGCGCTGTTCGTCTTGCTCGCCATCGTGTTCGTCAACATGGCGGGCTTTGGCCTGATCATTCCGCTGCTGCCGTTCTACGCCAAGGCGTTCGACGCGCCGGACTGGCAGGTGTTCGTCCTGTTCGCCGCCTTCTCCGTCGGCAACTTCGTCGGCGAACAGATCTGGGGACGACTGTCGGACCGTATCGGCCGGCGACCAGTGCTGATCGTCACCCTGTTCGGCGCCGCCGCGACCTATGTCCTGCTGGCTTTCGCGCCCAGCCTCTGGATCGCCTGCGCGATCCGGCTGATCGGCGGGATCCTGTCGTCCAACATCTCCACCATCCAAGGCTACCTGGCGGACATCACCCCGCCGGATCGCCGCGCCGGCCGGTTGGGACTGATGGGCGCCGCCTTCAGCCTGGGCTTCGTCACCGGCCCGACCATCGGCGGCATCCTGGCGCATCCGGAGCTAGGCGTGGCCGGTTTCCGCCCGCCGCTGCTGCTGGCCGCCGTGCTGGCCGCCTGCGCCGGGCTGGGCGTGATCCTGTTCGTGCGCGAGACCCGCCGCCTGCACCGGGACGCCCCGCGCCGCGGCCGGCTGGAAGGCCTTTCGGAAGCCTTCCGCCATCCGGTGATCTGGCGCGCCCTGTGCGTCACCCTGATCTCCATCGCCGGCTTCGCGGGCATGGAGGCGACGTTCGGCCTGTGGGGCGAAGCCAAGTTCGGCTGGGGCCCGCGCGAGATCGGCTTCTGCTTCCTGGTGATCGGCGTCGTGGCGGCCCTGGCCCAGGGCCTGCTGACCGGCCGCGCCGTGCGGCGCTTCGGCGAGGTCGGCGCTCTGATGATCGGCCTGGCCCTCATGGCGGTCGGCTTCGCCTACCAGCCCTTCGTGACCTGGTGGCCGCTGGCCGTGTTCGGCATGATCCTGGTGGCGCTTGGCCAATCCCTGGCTTTCCCCAGCATCGGGGCCCTGATCTCCAAGGCCGCCCCATCGGATCGCCAGGGCGAGATGATGGGCCTCAACACCGCCGCCGGCGCCCTGGCCCGCATCTTCGGACCGCTCAGCGCCGCGCCGCTGTACGCGGCGTTCGGGGCCGGCGCGCCGTTCGCCGTCGCCTCCTTCCTCTGCCTCCCCGCCCTGTTGATGGCCTGGCAGGTCTCCAAGGCCGCGCGCCGCCCCGCCTGA
- a CDS encoding alpha/beta hydrolase family protein, translating into MFRACAVALSLLCATAWSAVSRAEAAPPPLSAYGALPSISGVTLSADGQRLAFISVVGDDRRLVLQSVSGELLATIALGKTNIEDLIWAGPDDIVILASVVSALPEFGNRKRVFWTVQSYSLSKKRLLQVSSKVPNAIGGVFDRPSVRVIDGEGYAFVRVITVNPSPRFDLARVSVKDGSVSIVDWSPMDGLGWLIDAQGRAVGRARYNEVKGNWSAAVRQGALWPDVFTTLAPLDSPYLAGLSREDDGLVVVVPGEDGVEYAKVGYDGSVSAALPDDKPVHTLIVDPSTSRVIGAVNVVDSSEYRFFDPVAKTAWASVIKSFPKSRVHLTSWTPDWKKVAVLVEGPGNAGVHYLVDLAGRKADIIGDAYPKVPAEAVADIRPYSYKAADGLDIPGYLTLPPGREAKGLPLIVLPHGGPAVRDVLAFDYQAQALASRGYAVLQPNFRGSAGYTPAFKAAGYGEWGRKMQTDLSDGVRALAKDGIVDPKRVCIVGWSYGGYAAMAGVTLDPGVYRCAVAGAGVSDLKRFLSWRAGRSGDSSETVRTWNRFWASSDENDPRLEAISPTRQAARADAPILLIHGKNDTVVPYEQTTLLANALKKAGKPVEVVTLEGEDHNLSKAVTRQQSLEATMAFLLKHNPPD; encoded by the coding sequence ATGTTTCGAGCTTGCGCTGTGGCGCTGTCGCTGTTGTGCGCGACGGCCTGGTCTGCTGTGTCGCGCGCCGAGGCCGCCCCGCCGCCCCTCTCCGCCTACGGCGCCCTGCCCTCCATTTCCGGCGTCACCCTGTCGGCCGACGGCCAGCGCCTCGCCTTCATCAGCGTCGTGGGCGACGACCGGCGGCTCGTTCTGCAGAGCGTCTCGGGCGAGCTGCTCGCCACCATCGCGCTCGGCAAGACCAACATCGAGGACCTGATCTGGGCCGGCCCCGACGACATCGTCATCCTCGCCTCCGTAGTCAGCGCCCTGCCTGAGTTCGGCAACCGCAAGCGCGTGTTCTGGACCGTCCAGAGCTACAGCCTCTCCAAGAAACGCCTGCTGCAGGTCTCGTCGAAGGTGCCGAACGCCATCGGCGGCGTCTTCGACCGGCCGTCGGTCCGCGTCATCGACGGCGAAGGCTATGCCTTCGTCCGGGTCATCACCGTCAATCCGTCGCCGCGCTTCGACCTCGCCCGCGTGTCGGTGAAGGACGGTTCGGTCAGCATCGTGGACTGGTCGCCGATGGACGGCCTCGGCTGGCTGATCGACGCCCAGGGGCGCGCCGTGGGCCGCGCCCGCTACAACGAGGTCAAGGGCAACTGGAGCGCGGCCGTGCGGCAGGGCGCCCTTTGGCCGGATGTCTTCACGACCCTGGCCCCGCTCGATTCCCCCTATCTGGCCGGCCTCAGCCGGGAAGACGACGGCCTAGTCGTGGTGGTTCCCGGCGAGGACGGCGTCGAGTACGCCAAGGTCGGCTACGACGGGTCGGTTTCCGCCGCGCTGCCGGACGACAAGCCCGTCCACACGCTGATCGTCGACCCGTCCACGTCCCGGGTGATCGGCGCCGTCAACGTGGTCGACAGTTCCGAGTACCGCTTCTTCGACCCGGTCGCGAAGACCGCCTGGGCGTCGGTCATCAAGAGCTTCCCCAAGTCGCGCGTCCATCTGACCTCCTGGACTCCCGACTGGAAGAAGGTGGCCGTACTGGTCGAGGGCCCCGGCAACGCGGGCGTCCACTATCTCGTCGACCTGGCCGGAAGGAAGGCGGACATCATCGGCGACGCCTATCCGAAGGTTCCCGCCGAAGCCGTCGCCGACATCCGGCCCTACAGCTACAAGGCCGCCGACGGGCTGGACATCCCCGGCTACCTGACGCTGCCGCCGGGCCGCGAGGCCAAGGGACTGCCGCTGATCGTGCTGCCCCACGGCGGCCCGGCCGTGCGCGACGTGCTGGCGTTCGACTACCAGGCTCAGGCCCTGGCCTCGCGAGGCTACGCAGTGCTGCAGCCCAACTTCCGCGGCTCGGCGGGCTATACCCCGGCGTTCAAGGCGGCCGGCTACGGCGAGTGGGGCCGCAAGATGCAGACCGACCTGTCCGACGGCGTCCGCGCGCTGGCCAAGGACGGGATCGTCGACCCCAAGCGCGTCTGCATCGTGGGCTGGAGCTACGGCGGCTATGCGGCGATGGCAGGCGTGACGCTCGATCCGGGCGTCTACCGGTGCGCCGTCGCGGGCGCCGGCGTCTCGGACCTGAAGCGCTTCCTGTCCTGGCGCGCCGGACGCTCCGGCGACAGCTCCGAGACCGTCCGCACCTGGAACCGGTTCTGGGCCTCGTCAGACGAGAACGATCCGAGGCTGGAGGCGATCTCGCCCACGCGACAGGCCGCCCGGGCGGACGCGCCGATCCTGCTGATCCACGGCAAGAACGACACGGTGGTGCCCTACGAGCAGACGACCCTGCTGGCCAACGCTCTGAAGAAGGCCGGCAAGCCGGTCGAGGTGGTCACCCTCGAAGGCGAGGACCACAACCTCTCGAAAGCCGTCACCCGCCAGCAGTCGCTCGAGGCCACGATGGCCTTCCTGCTCAAGCACAATCCGCCGGACTAG
- a CDS encoding metalloregulator ArsR/SmtB family transcription factor has product MIEAAAAPLDQTLLALADPTRRAILRRLGEGERRVTELAAPFPMSLNAVSKHIRMLERAGLVARRRQGREHLLSINPAGLDEAADWITAQRAMWTGTLQRLDALLTAEDAQPEETPMTAKPTVPLIVVHRFTASAERVFDAWFDPERARKFLFATPTGRIVRCEIDARVGGAFVITDQRDGQDIEHVGRFLEIDRPRRLSFTFSVPAYDADADPEATPVIIDIRPLDDGGCELTLTHHVWAEYLDQSRGGWALILEGLEAKAL; this is encoded by the coding sequence ATGATCGAAGCCGCAGCTGCTCCCCTCGACCAGACTCTGCTGGCGCTCGCCGATCCGACACGACGCGCCATCCTGCGCCGGCTCGGGGAGGGAGAGCGCCGTGTCACCGAATTGGCCGCGCCCTTCCCGATGTCGCTGAACGCGGTGTCGAAACACATCCGGATGCTGGAGCGCGCCGGCCTGGTCGCGCGCCGCCGGCAGGGACGGGAGCACCTGCTGTCGATCAATCCGGCCGGCCTCGACGAGGCCGCCGACTGGATCACCGCCCAGCGCGCGATGTGGACCGGGACGCTTCAGCGTCTCGATGCGCTGCTGACCGCCGAAGACGCCCAACCGGAGGAGACCCCGATGACCGCCAAGCCGACCGTTCCCCTGATCGTCGTCCATCGTTTCACCGCCTCGGCCGAGCGGGTGTTCGACGCCTGGTTCGATCCGGAGCGGGCGCGGAAGTTCCTGTTCGCCACCCCGACCGGTCGGATCGTGCGCTGCGAGATCGACGCCCGCGTCGGCGGCGCCTTCGTGATCACCGATCAGCGCGATGGGCAGGATATCGAACACGTCGGACGCTTTCTGGAGATCGACCGCCCCCGCCGGCTGTCGTTCACCTTCTCCGTTCCCGCCTATGACGCCGACGCGGATCCGGAGGCGACCCCGGTGATCATCGACATCCGGCCGCTGGACGACGGCGGCTGCGAACTGACCCTCACCCATCACGTCTGGGCCGAGTACCTGGACCAGAGCCGTGGCGGCTGGGCCCTCATCCTGGAGGGGCTGGAAGCGAAGGCGCTCTAG